In Microbacterium enclense, the DNA window GATGGCCACCTCGTCCAGGGGCGATCGCACCAGCCGGGCGTAGGCGGCGCGCGCGTCTTCGACGGCGCGGGTGGCTGCGGTGACGTCCGGACGACCGGATGCCGCGGCGTCGAGGTCGGCGCGCACGGCGCGCACGGTCTCACGCGTCGGGAGGCCGAGGGTGCACGCGGCGAGGTAGTCGCGGCCGCCGACGAAGTGGGAGGCGAGGCTGCTCATGGGTCCAGGTTCGCGCGGACACGGACTATTTCACTAGAGCAGGTGTTGCATGAGAAGCATTGCCTCTGCTTATGTGTGGGAGTGTCTGACACCGACGACGAACTCGACGCCCATTCTCTGCGGGTCGTGAAGGCGATCGCCGACACCGGTTCCATCACGGCCGCGGCGCGCGCCCTCGGCTACAGTCAGCCGGCCGTCAGCCAGCAGCTGCGTCGTCTCGAACGCCGCGCCGGCATGCCGATCGTGGAGCGAGTCGGCCGAGGGGTGCGCCTCACCGAGGCGGGGCGAGTCCTCGCCCGTCACGCCGCGGCGGTGACCACGGCCCTCGACGCCGCCGCGGGTGACCTCGCCGAGCTGCGAGGTCTGCGGGCCGGGCGCGTGCGGATCGCCGCGTTCCCCTCGGCGTCGTCGACGGTCGTGCCCCGCGTCATCGCCGCGGTGACGGCGCGCCGGCCCGGGGTATCGATCAGCTTCGTGGAGGCCGAGCCGCCCGAAGCGATCGTGGCGGTCCGCGAGGATCGAGCAGACATCGCGCTCACGTACAGTTACCCCGGCGACCGTCGCGAACTCGATCTCGCGGCGAACGGCCTCTCCGTCCGCACGGTCGGCGGAGACGACACCGTCTTGGTGCTGCCCGTCGACCACCCCGCCGCCGAGGGCCCGATCGACCTCTCGCGTCTCGCGGATGAGCGCTGGATCGCAGGATGCCCCCAGTGCCGCGGACACCTTCTCGAAGCGTGCGCGCGCGCCGGGTTCGTCCCCGACATCGCGTTCGAGACCGACAACTACATCGCCGTCGAGAACCTCGTCGCCCAGGGCGTGGGGGTCGCGATCCTGCCGCGCATGGCCGTGGCATCCTTCCCTCTCCTTTCCGGTATCGCCGCGCCTCGTCTTCCGGATGCCGAGGCCCGCACGCTGCACGTGGTCACGGCGCGTGGAGCCGAACGCGTGCCGGCGGTCGGGGTGGCTCTCGAGGTCGTCGGCGAGGTCCTCGCCGACTATCCGCACCCCTCCGGTGTCGAGGTGGTCCGCCGGTAGGATCGAGGGGATGTCTGCCACGCCCGATCCCCGCACCACGACCGCCTCCGGCGCCGACGTTCGCGTCCGCTTCTGCCCGTCTCCGACGGGCCTGCCGCACGTGGGTCTCATTCGCACCGTCCTGTTCAACTGGGCGTACGCCCGGCACAACGGCGGCAAGCTGATCTTCCGTATCGAAGACACCGACGCCGCCCGCGACAGCGAGGAGAGCTACCAGCAGCTGCTGGAGGCCCTCCGCTGGATGAACATCGATTGGGACGAGGGCGTCGAGGTCGGCGGTCCGCACGCGCCGTACCGGCAGTCGCAGCGCCACGAGATCTACCGCGAGGTGCTCGACAAGCTCGTCGCGGCGGGAGCGGTGTACGAGAGCTACTCGACCGCGGAAGAGATCGACGCGCGCAACGAAGCGAACGGCCGCGCCAAGCAGCTCGGCTATGACAACTTCGATCGCGACCTGACCGAGGCGCAGAAGGTCGCGTTCCGTGCCGAGGGCCGTCAGCCCGCGTGGCGCCTGCGCGTGCCCGACCACGATCTCACCTACGTCGACCTCATCCGCGGCGAGGTCACCTTCCCCGCCGGTTCGTTCCCCGACTTCGTGCTCGTGCGCGCCGGGGGAGTGCCGCTCTATCCGTTCGTGAACCCGGTCGATGACGCCCTCATGGGCATCACCCACGTCATCCGCGGCGAAGACCTGATGCCGTCGACCGCCCGTCAGCTCGCGCTGTACTCGGCCCTCGTGGATGCCGGCGTGACGACGTTCATCCCGCGCTTCGGCCACATGCCGCTCGTGCTGGGCGAGACGGGGAACAAGAAGTTGTCGAAGCGCGACCCGCAGGCGGATCTCTTCCTGCAGCGTGAGAAGGGCTTCATCCACGAGGGGCTCCTGAATTACCTCTCGCTGCTCGGCTGGTCGCTCGCCGCCGACCGCGACGTGTTCTCGCTCGACGAGATGATCGCAGCGTTCGACATCGCCGACGTCAACCCGAACCCGGCGCGCTTCGACCAGAAGAAGGCGGAGGCCATCAACGGAGATCACATCCGCCTCCTGGATGCCGACGACTTCGCCGCTCGTATCGTTCCCTATCTCGCGGGCGCGGGACTGATCGACGAGCACCCCAGCGACGAGCACCGCGCGATCATCGCTGCCGCAGCGCCCCTCGTGCAGGAGCGCGTGCAGCTGCTCGGCGAGGTTCCGGGCATGCTCGGCTTCCTGTTCGTCTCGGACGTCACCTACGCCGAGGACGCGCTCAAGGGCCTCCCCGCGAACGCGGGCGAGGTGCTCGTGGCGTCCGTCGGCGCTCTCGAGCTGGTGCCCGAGACGGAGTTCACCGCCGCCGCCGTGCAGGAGGCGCTGTCGAATGCCCTCGTCGAGGAGCTGGGGCTGAAGCCCCGCGTCGCGTACGGCCCGCCGCGCGTCGCCCTCACCGGACGCCGCGTGTCGCCGCCGTTGTTCGAGTCGATGGAAC includes these proteins:
- a CDS encoding LysR family transcriptional regulator produces the protein MSDTDDELDAHSLRVVKAIADTGSITAAARALGYSQPAVSQQLRRLERRAGMPIVERVGRGVRLTEAGRVLARHAAAVTTALDAAAGDLAELRGLRAGRVRIAAFPSASSTVVPRVIAAVTARRPGVSISFVEAEPPEAIVAVREDRADIALTYSYPGDRRELDLAANGLSVRTVGGDDTVLVLPVDHPAAEGPIDLSRLADERWIAGCPQCRGHLLEACARAGFVPDIAFETDNYIAVENLVAQGVGVAILPRMAVASFPLLSGIAAPRLPDAEARTLHVVTARGAERVPAVGVALEVVGEVLADYPHPSGVEVVRR
- the gltX gene encoding glutamate--tRNA ligase, with amino-acid sequence MSATPDPRTTTASGADVRVRFCPSPTGLPHVGLIRTVLFNWAYARHNGGKLIFRIEDTDAARDSEESYQQLLEALRWMNIDWDEGVEVGGPHAPYRQSQRHEIYREVLDKLVAAGAVYESYSTAEEIDARNEANGRAKQLGYDNFDRDLTEAQKVAFRAEGRQPAWRLRVPDHDLTYVDLIRGEVTFPAGSFPDFVLVRAGGVPLYPFVNPVDDALMGITHVIRGEDLMPSTARQLALYSALVDAGVTTFIPRFGHMPLVLGETGNKKLSKRDPQADLFLQREKGFIHEGLLNYLSLLGWSLAADRDVFSLDEMIAAFDIADVNPNPARFDQKKAEAINGDHIRLLDADDFAARIVPYLAGAGLIDEHPSDEHRAIIAAAAPLVQERVQLLGEVPGMLGFLFVSDVTYAEDALKGLPANAGEVLVASVGALELVPETEFTAAAVQEALSNALVEELGLKPRVAYGPPRVALTGRRVSPPLFESMELLGKAESIRRLGALVQHLG